Proteins encoded in a region of the Ornithodoros turicata isolate Travis chromosome 3, ASM3712646v1, whole genome shotgun sequence genome:
- the LOC135389458 gene encoding uncharacterized protein K02A2.6-like, whose protein sequence is MLWKADIYVTSEPAAPSATALPAILEALDSHYSPKPSQVVARYKFNTRVRQEGEATRLLEVPDLTLAIAKKTVVAIEAARNDSRALSTQSEGTAANFVKNKSTGITCYRCGDKHLATQCRHRNTVCHSCGKKGHLAKVCQGKANKKKEQVEDKKKSDKKKPVNAVEDPSEDEEATSVSQVFDLWNASDRSDPFRAHVVLDGVPLEMELDTGAGVSIIGENVLRKVLPHAKLETSNVLLRSYSGELTRVRGCVNVQVKFRDKQECLPLYVAPGSCPNLFGRTWMKAFGMALTAEDTHVCVVSTVENVIAKHQDVFSDTLGTLKDVTAKLQIQDGARPRFFKARAVPFALRDRVAEELQRMQREGIMVEELFAKLSGGKKFSKLDLKDAYQQILLDEESKNLVTINTQKGLYRYVRLPFGVSTAPALFQRIMENLLQDLRGVVVYFDDILVTGKDDDDHKKNLDIVLRRLEEAGLRLKLEKCIFMAPRVHYLGHVITEAGLHPDPKKVEAVPKAPAPTNVKTLQSYLGLVNYYRKFLPDLSTVLHPLNKLLGANAPWTWGTEQQLAFQKS, encoded by the exons ATGCTGTGGAAAGCAGACATATACGTTACTTCGGAGCCTGCTGCACCGTCCGCCACGGCACTACCCGCCATCCTGGAGGCATTGGATAGCCATTACTCTCCAAAGCCGTCACAAGTGGTCGCTCGctacaagttcaacacaaggGTTCGTCAGGAAGGCGAAGCC ACACGACTACTCGAAGTGCCAGATCTTACCCTAGCCATTGCAAAGAAGACTGTTGTCGCAATTGAAGCTGCACGAAACGATTCCAGAGCGCTGTCCACACAATCCGAGGGCACAGCTGCGAATTTTGTGAAGAATAAGTCGACAGGAATAACGTGTTACCGCTGCGGTGATAAGCATTTGGCGACACAGTGCCGACATCGTAACACAGTTTGTCATAGCTGCGGGAAAAAAGGTCACCTGGCGAAAGTTTGCCAAGGAAAAgcaaacaagaagaaagaacaggTGGAAGACAAGAAAAAGTCTGACAAAAAGAAACCAGTAAATGCCGTTGAAGATCCATCTGAAGACGAAGAAGCTACTTCTGTGTCTCAAGTGTTCGATCTCTGGAATGCGTCGGATCGAAGCGATCCGTTTCGCGCGCACGTCGTCCTGGATGGTGTTCCGTTGGAAATGGAACTCGATACAGGTGCTGGAGTATCTATCATTGGCGAAAATGTTCTGCGCAAGGTTCTTCCCCATGCAAAGCTTGAGACTTCCAACGTACTGTTGCGAAGCTATTCTGGTGAACTAACTCGTGTGAGGGGATGCGTGAACGTTCAAGTGAAGTTCCGTGACAAGCAGGAGTGCTTACCACTCTACGTGGCGCCGGGTTCTTGCCCAAATCTTTTCGGCCGCACTTGGATGAAAGCTTTTGGCATGGCTCTGACAGCAGAGGACACACACGTCTGCGTGGTCTCAACTGTTGAGAACGTTATTGCTAAGCATCAAGACGTTTTTTCAGACACTTTGGGTACCCTGAAGgatgtcacagcgaaactacaAATTCAGGACGGCGCACGCCCAAGATTCTTTAAAGCGCGTGCAGTACCGTTTGCTCTTCGAGACCGAGTCGCCGAGGAGCTACAACGTATGCAGCGTGAAGGCATTAT GGTTGAGGAACTGTTCGCTAAGCTGTCAGGAGGAAAGAAATTCAGTAAGCTTGACCTCAAGGATGCTTACCAACAAATACTGCTGGACGAAGAGTCCAAGAACCTGGTGACCATCAACACTCAGAAAGGGTTGTATCGGTACGTAAGGCTACCGTTCGGTGTTTCTACGGCACCAGCGTTATTTCAACGAATAATGGAAAACCTGCTGCAAGATCTGCGTGGCGTCGTGGTTTACTTCGACGATATCCTTGTCACTGGAAAGGATGACGACGATCACAAGAAGAACTTGGATATTGTACTGCGAAGGCTTGAAGAGGCTGGACTACGATTGAAACTTGAAAAGTGCATTTTTATGGCCCCTAGGGTGCACTATTTAGGTCACGTAATCACGGAGGCGGGGTTACATCCTGATCCAAAGAAGGTAGAAGCTGTGCCGAAGGCGCCAGCGCCAACGAATGTGAAAACGTTGCAGAGCTACCTGGGGCTAGTGAACTATTACAGGAAGTTCTTGCCTGATTTGTCGACAGTACTGCATCCTCTAAACAAGTTACTGGGAGCAAATGCGCCATGGACTTGGGGCACCGAGCAGCAGCTCGCTTTCCAAAAAAGTTAG